A window of Flammeovirga kamogawensis genomic DNA:
TTCACCCTAAAGCAAATGAGATTATTGTAGGAACACATGGTCGTTCTATTTATGTTGGAAAACTCGATGAAATTCAAAAGCTTAATACTAACTCTCTTACTCAAGAGCTTATCTTATTTGATATTGATGCTGTTATGCATAATGAAAAGTGGGGTATGATTGAAGGGTATTTTGAATGGGGAAAACCTTATGAAAAAAGCATTGATATTCCCGTTTTCACAAATAAAGAAAATAATGCTACAATAGAGGTTTTGTTCGATGATATTCTTGTCAAGAAAATTACAATAGGTCTTTCTAAAGGAATAAATTATATACCATATAATCTTTCCGTTGATAATTCATCGAAACTTGATTACGGTAACAAGATTGGTAGTAATTTCAAATTTCCTGAAACAGATAATGGTATTAGTTATTTAGTTGATGGAGAGTATAAAATTAAAGTAGCGATCGGTTCCTCAATTGAAGAAGTTAAATTAGTAGTCAACAAAAAAGAAACTCCAAATAGTAGAGTAAAAACTAAGAAAATACCTTAACAAAAAAGACCTTCTCAATTTATATTTTGAGAAGGTCTTTTTTTATTTGTCCCCTTTTGATTGATAAGGAATTCCTCCAAATAAATGGAGATATATAGATCTTGATAATCTAAAAATGAAAGGCATAAATATCATCATTGGTATAGTTGCTGCAAAAATATATACTAATGGATTCTCAGGGTCGAAAATAAAATAGGTGAAAAATAATGTTGCAAACATTAATGCTACATTGATACCATAACTAACGTACATAGCACCAAAATAGAAACCCGTTTCAGGTTCAAAAGTTGCATTACACACTTTACAGCGCTTATTTATTTTTGAAAATTTAGTTGATAGTGCACTATTTGTAAATATATCTCCTTCCCTACAACTTGGGCATTTTCGAGATACAATAGCTTGTATTTTTGATTTAGCCATTTTGATTTCCTAAATCTAATTTTTGTTGAACTTGTTCTTTAGAAATATCTTTAATTTCAGAACCTTCACAAATTATTGTTCTTTGAGGGTTGATTTTTAAAAAAGAATGTTGATGCGTTGCCATTATTACACTTGTCCCACTTTCATTAATTTCTGAAAATAGTTGAAGAATTGACCTTGATACTTTAGGGTCTAAATTACCTGTTGGCTCATCGGCAATTATTAAGTCTGGATTGTTTACTAAGGCTCTTGCGATAGCAACTCTTTGTTGTTCTCCTCCAGACAACTGATGCGGCATTTTTTCTTTAATAATTTTAGGTAACTTAACTAAATCTAATAAATCATCTACTTTAGTAAGCATAGCTGTTTTACTAGACCAACCAGTAGCTTTCATTACAAAAATTAAGTTTTCAAGAATATTACGATCTGTTAAAAGCTCAAAATCTTGAAAAATTACACCTAAAGATCTCCTCAAAAAAGGTATTTGTTTTTCGTCAATAGAAGATACTTGAAAATTATTAACTTTAATTACCCCTTCGGATGGATGCAAATCAGCATAAAGTAATTTTAAGATGGATGATTTACCACTACCTGTTGGTCCAAGTAAATATATAAATTCACCCTTAGCAATATCTAAATTGATATCAGAAAATACTACTGCATCTTCGTATTTTACTTTTACATTTCTTAAAGATACTATGTGATTCATGTTTATTTTAGATCTCCAATTTTTGAATCTTACCAAAAGGAAGTTGCTCAATAACACTCTTAAGAGCTTCTTCTTTTCCTTCTAAACCATATTTTTCTAATTTGGTTAAAGGTCTATCCGCTCTAAAATAAGCAATTAATACAAAATCTTCGTCTCGAAGTTGGATGTAATTTGGGATTTTAGCTTTCCCTTTTACTTTTATAATGTACATAAAACAATGTAATAAAAATGAGGCATCCATAATAGAATGCCTCATTTGTTTATTGAAATAAAATACTTTTACTCCTCCATTTTCTTAGCATCAGCAACAAACTGAGCTAAACCTTTATCTGTTAAAGGATGATTTAATAATGCTTTTATTGCACTTAATGGGCAAGTTGCAACATCTGCACCTAATTTTGCACAATCTAAAATATGCATTGGGTGACGTACTGATGCAGCTAATACTTGCGTACCAAAACCGTAGTTTTCAAAAATATCTACAATATCTTCTACTAATTGTAAACCATCTGTAGAAACATCGTCTAATCTACCAATAAATGGCGATACATACGTAGCTCCAGCCTTAGCTGCTAATAATGCCTGTCCAGCAGAAAAAATTAAAGTACAGTTTGTATCAATCCCTTTACTAGAAAAATATTTGATTGCTTTCACACCGTCTTCAATCATAGGTACTTTTACTACAATTTTAGGGTCGATTGCTGCAAGGATTTCACCTTCTTTAATCATGTCCTCATAATTTGTAGAAAGTACTTCAGCACTCACATCACCGTCAGTGATTTCACAGATAGCTTTGTAGTGTGCATTTACAGCCTTAGTTCCTTTAACACCTACTTTAGCCATTAATGACGGGTTAGTTGTTACACCATCCAATACACCTAAAGCATGTGCTTCTTTAATTTCTTCTAAGTTAGCTGTGTCTATAAAAAATTTCATAAGTCAAAGACGTTTAATCGTGTTTAAAATCAAGACAAAAATATAGATTTATCTAGAGAATCAAATTATATAATTTATTTATCTAGAGAATCGACTAATTTAATTGAATTATCAATGCAATTCGGAACTGAAATTCCTCCTTTCCAATTTGCATTAAAATATAGATTTGGGATTGCATTTGATTTTAAATCATCCCAAAGTTTTAAAATTTCTGCAGAATATTGTGGTATTGCCTTTTCCCATTTGTACGTTTTTTGAAAGACAGGTTCTTCTTTAAAGTTCAAAGTTTTTGCTAATTCATTCTTAACATTATCCTTAATTTCTTCATCTGAAAGTGAGGTGTTTTTAGCTCTTTGAACACCGCCTACAAAACTTGTTATTAGAACTTCGTCTTTTCCTGCTCTATTTGGAAAAATACAGCTACTCCATATGCTTCCAGAAGTGAAAGTTTTTTCTAAATATGGGTTCAGTCCACCAAAACCAATAGGACGTTCAACATCATCTTTTTTATACACTGAGTGAACAATACACATTGGTGGTGCATAAAGATTATTAAGTTGGATAGAAATTGAAGGCATTAAATTTTTAATAAATTTTGCCGTTGTATGAGCTGATGAAGTAACAATAATTTTATCAAATACTAAGGTTTCGTTTTCTGTAAGAATTTCAAATTGATTTTCATTCTTTTTTATATCTAAAACTTTAGTATTTAATTTCACCTCAACTTGTGATGCGAGACCTTCAATAAAAGTAGTCAATCCTTTCTTAAAGCTAAATGCTTTTTTTCTTTGAGTTGGAGCCCCTTCCTCTTTATTCTTTTTGGAAGATTTAATCATTCCTTTGATTATTGAGCCATATTCCTTTTCAGCTTCATATAATGCCGGGAAAGCAGCTTTTACTGCTAACTTTTTAGCATCTCCAGCATAAATTCCAGAAACAAATGGATCTAGTGCATAATCACAAATTTCTTGATTAAATCTTCTATTTATAAAATCATATAGTGATTCATTTTCTGACGTTGGTTTATTTTTACGCCAGAATTCAGTCATTATTTTAAATTTTGATGACCAAGAGAAAAATGAATTTGAGAAGAAGTTTTGAGGCCCTGAAGGTAAAATTCTATACTTCCCATCTCTAAGAATATATCGGTCTTTATTAACATCTTCAGCTTCTAACAATTCATCAGTTATACCAAGCCTATTAATTAAATCTAGATGACTTTCAGTTAATAAAAGTGAGTTCGGTCCATTTTCATAAATCCTATCATTAATAGTATCTGTTTTTATACACCCCCCAAGAGTTTGAGCTGCTTCTAAAACAACACAATCAAAACCTTTTTCTTTTAATAAAAAAGCTGTTGTGAGACCTGATATTCCACCTCCAATAATTCCTATTCTCATTATCCTATCATCGATTAATGTAAGATGCAATTTAAATCAAAAAACAACGTCAAACACCTTTAAAGTATGGTTTTTTATTGGTTTTAATCATCTTTTTAAGATTGTTAAATATTCGGTGAATCATACTTTTTTAATAAAACAAAAAAGGCTATCTCAATTAAGAGATAGCCTTCTATATATTTAGAATAGATTTATTCTATTTTTAACTAAACGTTTACTTCTAAAAGAGCGTTTGTTTTCTTCACACCTTCAGCAGAAGTATGTAATTTTGCTTTTTCGTCTTCAGAAAGTTCAATTTCAACGATTTTCTCGATACCGTTTTTACCAATTAAAACTGGTACACCGATACAAAGATCATTTAAACCATACTCACCTTCAAGTAAAGCTGAACAAGGGAACATTTTCTTAGAATCTAAAGCAACAGCTTTAACTAATTCAGAAACTGCAGCACCTGGAGCATACCAAGCAGAAGTACCTAACAATTTAGTTAATGTAGCACCACCAACCTTAGTTGCCTCTACGATTGCTGATTTTTGCTCTTCAGATAAGAATTCAGATACAGGAACTGAATTACGAACAGCCTTTTCGATCAATGGAACCATTCCTACGTCAGAATGACCACCGATTACCATACCAGAAACATCAGATTGAGGACAACCTAAAGCTTCAGCTAAACGATATTTGAAACGAGCACTATCCAATGCACCACCCATACCGATAATACGGTTTTTAGGAAGACCTGTAGCTTTAGCAGCTAAGTAAGTCATTGTATCCATTGGGTTAGATACTACGATAATAATTACATTTGGAGAATGTTGGATTAAATTCTCAGAAACAGTTTTAACAATACCTGCGTTGATACCGATAAGCTCTTCACGAGTCATACCTGGCTTACGAGGAATACCACTTGTAATAACAGCAACGTCAGTACCTGCAGTTGCTGCATAGTCGTTTGTTACTCCAGTGATTGTAGAATCAAAACCGTTTAAAGAAGCAGTTTGCATTAGGTCCATTGCTTTTCCTTCTGCGAATCCTTCTTTGATATCTACTAACACAATTTCGTCAGCGAAATCTTTAATTGCAATATACTCTGCACAACTTGCGCCTACTGCACCTGCACCCACTACTGTTACTTTCATTTGTTTGTGTATTTAAAAGTTAAAAAGTTAATTTGTAAATATTTTACTTTCGCAATTTGCGATATTTTCTCTACTTATTTGAGTGATATTGAAAAATCAAGTATATGATTTTTGTCAGTTTTTTAATTTTGATAATATTGCAATAACAAATTTATCTTATCAGATTGCATAAAAATATCCTTTTTTAATATGAAAATTGAAGATTTATATAGTATCTATTTAGAAGTCAGCGAGATAAGTACTGACTCAAGAAATATTAAAGAAAACTGTCTATTTTTTGCTCTGAAAGGTGGAAATTTTGATGGTAATAAATATGCTGAAGGAGCACTTAAAAATGGTGCTAAATATGTTGTAGTAGACGATTCTACTGTAGTTAAATCTGATAAATATATTGTAGTTGATGATACCCTATCAACTTTACAGCAATTAGCAGCTTTTCATAGAGATCAATTTGATATTCCAGTAATTGCAATAACTGGATCTAATGGCAAAACCACAACAAAAGAGATCTTAGTGAAAATATGTGAGACAACTTTTAAAACACATGCAACAAAAGGTAACTTCAATAATCATATTGGCGTACCGCTAACATTGCTTGCAATGCCGTTAGATACTGAAATAGCTCTTATTGAAATGGGTGATAACCATGTAGGTGAAGTTGCTGAACTCTGTAAAATAGGAAAACCAAACCAAGGTTTTGTAACCAATATTGGGATGGATCATATAGAAGGGTTTGGAAGTTTTGAATTAAATGTTAGAGCTAAAAGTGAGGTTTTTGATTATCTGATAAAACATAATGGAGTAATCTATATTAATTCTAATGATGCCATATTAAACAATATGTCTAAGAGAATGAAAGCCCCTATTTATTACGGAAGTGAATATGATTTTGCAAATTTAGAATTTGTTGAGGTAAATCCTTTTATAGTTTATAAAGACCGACAAGACCAAGTTATAACGACTAACTTATTTGGAGCTTATAATTTTGAAAATATATTAACTGCATTTTGTGTAGGAAAATATTTAGGCATTGAACAGGAGAAAATGAACAATGCAATTGCATCATATATACCTTCAAATAATAGATCAGAAATATTTAAGACCGAGAATAATACCCTAATTTTAGATGCTTATAATGCAAACCCTTCTTCAATGGAAGTTGCAATAGAGAACCTTACTAAAATAGACAGTTCTTCACCTAAAGGATGTATCCTTGGAGATATGTTTGAATTAGGTTCTATAAGTGAGGAAGAGCATCTAAGAATTTCAAAACTTGCAATTGATCAAAATTACGATCACTGCATTTTTGTTGGAGAACGCTTTAAATCCTTTGAAAATGATCAAGCATTCTTTTTCACAAATAAAGAAGAAGTAATTGCTTATTTAGAAGAACACCCAATAGATTCTGAGCTAATTTTAATTAAAGGATCCAGAAGTATGGGGTTAGAAATATTGAAGAATTCTTTATAAAAACAAAAAGCCATCAACTTTAGAAGTTGATGGCTTTTTAAAATATATAATTTAGGATTTATTTTTTACGACCACCTAAACGGCTACGTAAACTACCTTTTTTACCACCTTTGGCTCCACCTTTTTTACCCATACCTGGGATACCAGACATTTTGTTTACTTTACGCATCATTTTACGCATTTCTTCAAATTGTTTGATTAGGTTGTTAACTTGTTGTACTGAAGTTCCTGAACCTGCAGCAAGTCTTTTCTTACGAGACTGATCTAACGAATCTGGATTTGCTTTCTCATAAGGGGTCATAGATTGGATAATAGCTTCTACTGGCTTAAATGCATCAGAATCAATTTCTTGATCTTTAACCATTTTATTTAAACCAGGTACCATTCCAATTAAGTCTTTCAAATCACCCATCTTTTTGATGTGCTGAATTTGAGAAAGAAGATCATTAAAATCAAACTGGTTCTTACGGAGCTTCTTATTTAATCTTCTCGCCTCTTCTTCATCGAATGCTTCTTGTGCTCTTTCTACTAAAGAGACAACATCACCCATACCAAGAATACGTTGAGCCATACGCTCTGGGTAAAATTCATCTAGAGTATTCTCTAGTTTTTCACCAGTAGATATAAACTTAATAGGCTTTTCTACTACTCTACGAATAGATAAGGCAGCACCACCACGAGTATCACCATCTAACTTAGTTAGAACAACTCCATCAAAATCTAGTCTATCGTTGAAAGTTTTTGCCGTATTTACTGCATCTTGACCTGTCATTGAATCAACAACAAATAAAGTTTCTGAAGGATTGACAGCTTTTTTAACTGCTTCAATCTCATTCATCATTTGCTCGTCTACTGCTAAACGACCAGCTGTATCGACAACAACAATAGATTTACCATTTTCTTTTGCATACTTAATAGCATTCTCAGCAATAGAAACTGGATTTTTATTTTCACGCTCAGTATAAACTTCAACACCTGTTTGTTCACCAAGTGTTTCTAATTGATCAATTGCGGCAGGTCTGTAAACATCTGCAGCAACTAATAAAACTTGTTTACCTTGCTTTTTTAATCTTAAACCTAGTTTACCAGTAAAAGTAGTTTTACCAGAACCTTGTAAACCTGCAATTAAAACTGTAGCTGGACTTCCTGTTGGAGTAAAAGGTACCATATCGCCACCCATTAACTCAGTTAGTTTATCACTTACAATTTTTGTAAATAATTGACCAGGTTTTACATCTATAAGAATATTTTGTCCTAGTGCTTGCTCACGAATTTCATTCGTAATTTCTTTTGCTACTTTAAAGTTAACATCGGCTTCTAATAGAGCACGACGAATTTCCTTAACAGTAGAAGCTACGTTAATTTCGCTGATCGAACCTTCACCTTTAATGTTCTTTAAGGCACGATCTATTCTGTTACTAAGATTATCAAACATATATTCTGTATATCTTTCCTTGTATAATGACTAATTCAGTTTGGGTAGCAAAAATAAAGTTTACAAGTGTCATAAACAATAATTAAGTCAATTCAATATGTAATAAAGTGTATTTTTTTAATATGTATACTCCTACCTTATTTCTGAAATCAAAAACAATAAACAGTAATATACTTATTATGAATACTTTGAGTAAGTATTCATAATAAAGTAAAATGTATACATAAGATTGTTATTAACATTAAATTTTTACTTAATAATCTTAGTTAAGATTTTTTTATGAAAAAAAAATGTGAATTTGTATAAAATAAGATGATTAACACTAGTTTTGCGGGATATAATAAGAGTCTAGTTTGATTCTAATAATTCAAATAATAATAATGTTAAGAAGATTCATTGGTCTTGGAGCCTTATTCGGAATTGGCCTAGGTGATTTAATTTACAAATATGCATTAGATATACATAGAAGTGAATTAAATCATAAAACAACGGTATTCATTACGTGTATTGTCTGCATATTTATTGGAACTCAACTCTATCAATATAGCAAAGATAAATCTGAAAAGTGGTTACAATCTAGTATGATTTTATTATACATGATGGGAGGTTTTATTATTATTTTAAGTTTTGTACTTACTAGTTTTCTTAAATAGATGAACGATCATTCTTTTTGTATGATTATCCTACTATTTATAGTAACTTTGCAAAACAATTATATAAACATATAAGTAAATGCATATATGAATATGTAATTAGGGTAAAAAAGGCTCTCGATTACAATCATATTAAATGCACACTCACAAAGAAAAAATGGCTGAAAAATTTAAGTTAGATTCTATCGAGGATGCTATTGAAGCAATCAAAAATGGTGAAATAGTAATTGTCGTAGATGATGAAGATAGAGAAAACGAAGGTGATTTTATCTGTGCTGCTGAAAAAGTAACACCAGAGATAATCAATTTCATGTCAAAAGAAGGACGAGGATTAATTTGCTGTGCAATAATCGAAGATCGTTGTGAAGAATTAGGATTAGAATTGATGGTTGGTAAAAATACTGCTGCATTCGAAACTCCTTTTACTGTATCTGTTGATTTAATTGGTCATGGATGTACTACAGGTATTTCTGCGAGTGATAGAGCAAAAACTGTTTTAGCTTTAGCAGATCCTAATGTAGATCCTGCTATTCTTGGAAAACCAGGTCATATTTTCCCTTTAAAGGCAAAACGTGGTGGTGTACTAAGAAGAACTGGTCATACAGAAGCTGCTATCGATTTATCTAGATTAGCAGGGTTAGAAGCAGCTGGTGTTCTTGTTGAAATCATGAATGATGATGGATCAATGGCTAGACTTCCTAACTTAGTTGAAGTTGCTAAAAAGCATAATTTGAAATTAATTAGTATTGAAGATTTAATTCAATACAGGTTAAAATTAGAAGATTCTTTAGTTGAAGAAGAAATTGGTGTTGATATGCCAACTGAGTTTGGACATTTCAATTTAAAAGCTTTCCGTCAGACTAATACTGGAGAATTGCATTTAGCATTAATCAAAGGTGATATTTCTGATAAAGAAGATCCTGTTTTAGTTAGAGTTCACTCTTCTTGTGTTACTGGTGATATCTTTGGCTCTTGTAGATGTGATTGTGGACCTCAATTACATGGAGCTATGGAAATGATTGAAAAAGAAGGAAGAGGTGTTATTCTTTATATGAATCAAGAAGGAAGAGGCATTGGTTTAGTAAATAAACTTAAGGCATATAAACTTCAGGAAGAAGGAATGGACACTGTTGAAGCAAACAAAGCTCTTGGATTTAAATCAGATCAAAGGGATTACGGTGTAGGTGCTCAAATTCTTAGAAAATTAGGAATTTCTAAAATGAACCTTATTTCTAATAACCCTAAAAAACGTGCTGGGTTAATTGGGTATGGTCTAGAAATTGTTGATTCGGTAGGTATTGAAATCACACCTAATAAATACAATAAAAAGTATTTAGAAACTAAAAGAGATAAAATGGGTCATAATATTTTAAAATAGTGACCATCAATATATCACAAAAAGGCTGTTTGTAATAAACAGCCTTTTTTATTTTTTTAAATTCGAGAATGTTAAAAGATATAGAGCTTCTTACTTCTGAGGGTGTGGTTTTTAGATTTAATGATATAGTTCATAAAAAGCTACAAATAACTTTTTTAGCATCATGTAATGCTAAATTAGATATTGAACATTTAAAAGAAATAAAATCTGTTTATCAAAGCATTTTGAATAAGCACTTCTACCCTATTGTAATTATCAACAGTAGTGATTCTTTACTTCAAAAAAACATTAAAAAATTAAAACTACCGTTTAAAGTTTTATCTGATCCAAGTGCAAGAATTGCTAAAAAGTTTAATTGTTTTTTAAGGCCAATTGGCATTGTACAACGCTCAACAATTTGGTTTGATAAAGAGAAAAAGCAACTTGCAAAAATTAATTATATGTCTGATATATCTTATCATATAAATTATTTACATAAGCTTTAATAGTCCTTTCTTATTCTGAGCTAAATACTCATCCAACTCAGACAAGCTATTTTCTAGCTCTTTGTAACTTTTTATTACCCAGTATTTTTTTTGAAATTCATCTTTTATATAGGGTGTTTTTAAAATTTCTAATAGATTAAAGTCTGCTCTTATTGGGATTTCAGAAAATAAGCTATACTCAGATTCACCTTTAGAAGATAATATACCAGCCCCATATATTCTCAGTCCTTGTTGAGTTTCAATTAACCCAAATTCAACTGTATACCAATACAATCTACTTATGAGTTCAATACTTTCTTCGCTATCAATATATTTTAAAGCGATAATACTCATTTTCTCCAAATACCTACAAAAATCAAGATTTGTTAGTAAGGGGACATGACCAAATATATCATGAAACATATCAGGTTCTTCGAGGTAATCTAATTCACTCTTTTTACGAAACCATGAAGAGGAAGGAAATTTTTTTGCTTTAAGAAGTTCAAAAAACTCCTTATTAGGAATTAACCCAGTTACAGGGGCAATTCTCCAACCTGTTACAGTTTGTAATACATCATCAATCCCCTCAAATGTTGGGATAATGTCTTCCTTAAAACCAATAGTTTTAATACCATTTAAAAATTCATTTTCGGCAAGAGATGGAAGCATTTTCATCTGCCTATTAAATAAAATACTCCAAACTTGAGTATCTTCTTCTGTGTACTTATCGTACCCTTGGTTGTTTATAAAATACATGTTAGTATGTGTGGAATTGGTTAAATATAGTTAGTAAAAAAGGACTACAATTTAATTGTAGTCCTTGTAATATGTGAAAAAAAAATCACTTTAAGAATTATAACCCTTGAATTTCTACTTTCATTGATTGTAATATTTCTTTAGATTTTCCCTTAGTATAATCAATTTGAGACTCATCAATCTGAAAATCTTCAATCAAATTATCTATAAAAATTTCTAATGTTACTAAAGAAGGATGAATAGCACCAGTTTTAAGCATCTCTTTTACACCTTTTGCTTCTTTAGTTATAAAAGAATCGATTTTTTTTGTATCTCTAATCATAAATTATACTGCTCGAGGTCCTAAAATCTCGATAACATCTTTTTCGTCTAAAATTTCCTTTTTCAAAAGAATTTGAGCTAATTTTTCTAACTGATCGTGATGATCTCTTAAAAACTGCTTCGTTTCTTCATAGCATTTCGCTATTATTTCTAAAGATTCTTTATCTATTTGTTTTTCTAATTCTTCAGATCTTCTGATGCTACCTCCTCCATTACCAAGGAAATTATTTTGTCCTTCTTTTTGAAGTGATAAATTCGGTAGTGTTTCACTCATACCATATACTGTTAGCATTGAGCTTACAATAGAAGCAACTTTTTCTAAATCATTAGACGCACCTGTAGAAATATCTCCAAAGATAATTTCTTCTGCTGCTCTTCCTCCTAAAAGACCTTTAATCTTTCCTAATAGTTCATCTTTTGACATTAAAAAACGATCCTCAGTTGGTGCTTGCAATACATATCCTAAAGCTCCTGAACCTCTTGGTACAATCGATACTTTACGAACAGGATCTGCACCTTTTGTAAAGTGACCTACAATTGCATGTCCTGCCTCATGATAAGCTACTGTTTTTTTCTCTGCATCATTAATTACAGCATTCTTTTTCTCCAACCCTGCAACAACTCTTTCAAAAGCATCTAAAAAGTTAATATGATGAACTTCAGTTTTACCTTCTCTAGCTGCTAGAAGTGCAGCTTCATTACATAAGTTAGCTAAATCAGCACCAACAAATCCAGCCGTTTGAGCTGCAATTTCTTCTAAATCAACATCCTTACTTAACTTAATTTTTGATCCATGAACTTTTAAAATCATTAAACGTCCTTTTAAGTCAGGTCTATCAACTTGTACTTGACGATCAAAACGACCTGGTCTTAATAATGCTTTATCTAAAATTTCAGGTCTGTTAGTAGCACCTAAAACAATAACTGTAGATTCGGCAGCAAAACCATCCATTTCTACTAATAATTGATTAAGTGTATTTTCTCTTTCATCATTTCCAGACATTCCATTAGATGAGCGGCTTTTACCAATTGCATCAAGTTCGTCAATAAAAATAATACAAGGTGCTTTTGTTTTTGCTTGAGTAAATAAATCTCTTACTCTAGCAGCTCCTACACCAACAAACATTTCGACAAAATCTGAACCTGATAATGTATAAAATTGCACTCCTGCTTCTCCAGCAACTGCTTTAGCCAATAAAGTTTTTCCAGTACCAGGAGGGCCTACTAATAAAATACCTTTAGGAATTTTAGCCCCTAATGCTGTGTATTTATCAGAATTCTTTAAAAAGTCTACAACTTCTGTAAGTTCTTGTTTTGCTTCATCACACCCGGCAACGTCATCAAAATTATATAGATGTTCAGCGTCTGCTGCATAAATTTTAGCCTTACTTTTTCCTACATTAAGGTAGTTATTTCCACCGCCTCCCATTCCGGAGCCTTTTCCCATTTTGCGCATTAAAAATGCCCAAATCACAAATAGTAATCCGAATGGCAATAACCAGTTAGAAA
This region includes:
- the phhA gene encoding phenylalanine 4-monooxygenase, with translation MYFINNQGYDKYTEEDTQVWSILFNRQMKMLPSLAENEFLNGIKTIGFKEDIIPTFEGIDDVLQTVTGWRIAPVTGLIPNKEFFELLKAKKFPSSSWFRKKSELDYLEEPDMFHDIFGHVPLLTNLDFCRYLEKMSIIALKYIDSEESIELISRLYWYTVEFGLIETQQGLRIYGAGILSSKGESEYSLFSEIPIRADFNLLEILKTPYIKDEFQKKYWVIKSYKELENSLSELDEYLAQNKKGLLKLM
- a CDS encoding bifunctional 3,4-dihydroxy-2-butanone-4-phosphate synthase/GTP cyclohydrolase II, which translates into the protein MAEKFKLDSIEDAIEAIKNGEIVIVVDDEDRENEGDFICAAEKVTPEIINFMSKEGRGLICCAIIEDRCEELGLELMVGKNTAAFETPFTVSVDLIGHGCTTGISASDRAKTVLALADPNVDPAILGKPGHIFPLKAKRGGVLRRTGHTEAAIDLSRLAGLEAAGVLVEIMNDDGSMARLPNLVEVAKKHNLKLISIEDLIQYRLKLEDSLVEEEIGVDMPTEFGHFNLKAFRQTNTGELHLALIKGDISDKEDPVLVRVHSSCVTGDIFGSCRCDCGPQLHGAMEMIEKEGRGVILYMNQEGRGIGLVNKLKAYKLQEEGMDTVEANKALGFKSDQRDYGVGAQILRKLGISKMNLISNNPKKRAGLIGYGLEIVDSVGIEITPNKYNKKYLETKRDKMGHNILK
- the ftsH gene encoding ATP-dependent zinc metalloprotease FtsH — translated: MKNRAKFSIWYFLSILGGMLFLEALFFSGPNVKELSYNAFKDSIEVNRVEQVVISDEKIYGKISKIIKDSTKVTSPEVQNDTTKASKNSLWKMNPEGKAAPWRIDYEKRKEDLGRQFFVIKLEDPDLIRALQEKNIDYKGVIENDWLGNFFSNWLLPFGLLFVIWAFLMRKMGKGSGMGGGGNNYLNVGKSKAKIYAADAEHLYNFDDVAGCDEAKQELTEVVDFLKNSDKYTALGAKIPKGILLVGPPGTGKTLLAKAVAGEAGVQFYTLSGSDFVEMFVGVGAARVRDLFTQAKTKAPCIIFIDELDAIGKSRSSNGMSGNDERENTLNQLLVEMDGFAAESTVIVLGATNRPEILDKALLRPGRFDRQVQVDRPDLKGRLMILKVHGSKIKLSKDVDLEEIAAQTAGFVGADLANLCNEAALLAAREGKTEVHHINFLDAFERVVAGLEKKNAVINDAEKKTVAYHEAGHAIVGHFTKGADPVRKVSIVPRGSGALGYVLQAPTEDRFLMSKDELLGKIKGLLGGRAAEEIIFGDISTGASNDLEKVASIVSSMLTVYGMSETLPNLSLQKEGQNNFLGNGGGSIRRSEELEKQIDKESLEIIAKCYEETKQFLRDHHDQLEKLAQILLKKEILDEKDVIEILGPRAV
- a CDS encoding peroxiredoxin family protein, which translates into the protein MLKDIELLTSEGVVFRFNDIVHKKLQITFLASCNAKLDIEHLKEIKSVYQSILNKHFYPIVIINSSDSLLQKNIKKLKLPFKVLSDPSARIAKKFNCFLRPIGIVQRSTIWFDKEKKQLAKINYMSDISYHINYLHKL